One part of the Candidatus Bathyarchaeota archaeon genome encodes these proteins:
- a CDS encoding DUF3131 domain-containing protein, with protein MAAFRRSVLLSGKLAKSSQGSIDAKGKEGRFNHKTWRLNRKEKILVGVILIAVILIPTVILFPRENLTQQPSTDKPDVSNTAQRDNSTATPAPNPLAEIDKAIQQAGQAISEAVTGKKVGPIEGAQTMNSSVWRTVATNAWNYFRPGVGVDGNTGLPWSGNSYPYFTDWDLGIYVQATIDASKLGLIKKDGDWGFNDRMNKVLIFCETRELNNATYPYWFYQSIDGKVFRDNSNDPNFVADVADTGRLLVALNNLRNYDSALAVRVNNLVYNFYGNRSNYEGLVAGIKAESLTSKSVYAYYAASGFASFWPSLLPDATSKILSNIYSSENITVNGVELPKAKITSDVLLALLFETTPNDRLTSLTRQVYLAHQNYNQQTGKFRAYGEGSGISSWVWEYVVLPDGRTWNVTDGDQIEIKSAPMMFTKVSLGFLAVYNSAFAKNMSGYIERALDSSDQGYYEGVDEIGQPNFSLGVHTNGLIVGAARYAIEARP; from the coding sequence ATGGCAGCTTTTAGAAGATCAGTTCTTCTAAGTGGAAAACTTGCGAAGTCCTCACAGGGATCCATTGACGCCAAAGGTAAAGAGGGCAGGTTTAACCATAAAACGTGGAGGCTTAACCGGAAAGAAAAGATTCTGGTTGGAGTCATCCTGATAGCGGTCATTCTGATTCCCACGGTCATACTTTTTCCAAGAGAAAACCTAACTCAGCAGCCCTCCACAGATAAACCGGACGTCTCAAATACCGCGCAAAGAGATAACAGCACTGCCACCCCCGCCCCAAACCCCCTTGCAGAAATAGACAAAGCTATCCAGCAGGCAGGCCAAGCGATAAGCGAGGCAGTTACCGGTAAAAAAGTAGGCCCCATCGAAGGCGCCCAAACCATGAACAGCTCGGTCTGGCGAACAGTCGCCACTAACGCATGGAACTATTTCCGGCCTGGCGTAGGCGTGGACGGCAACACGGGGCTTCCATGGTCAGGCAACTCGTATCCATACTTTACAGATTGGGATTTGGGCATTTATGTTCAAGCAACCATAGACGCATCCAAGCTGGGTTTAATCAAGAAGGACGGCGACTGGGGATTCAACGACAGAATGAATAAAGTGTTAATTTTCTGTGAAACACGCGAACTCAACAACGCCACTTACCCCTACTGGTTCTATCAATCCATCGACGGCAAAGTCTTCCGAGATAACTCCAACGACCCCAACTTCGTCGCCGACGTCGCCGACACAGGCAGACTACTTGTTGCCCTAAACAACCTAAGAAACTACGACTCCGCCTTAGCGGTCCGCGTCAACAACTTGGTTTACAACTTCTATGGCAACCGCTCAAACTACGAGGGACTAGTTGCAGGCATCAAAGCAGAGAGCCTTACTTCAAAGAGCGTCTATGCCTACTACGCCGCAAGCGGGTTTGCAAGCTTTTGGCCAAGCCTACTCCCCGACGCAACCTCAAAAATCCTCAGTAACATTTACTCATCAGAAAACATAACCGTTAACGGCGTCGAATTGCCTAAAGCCAAAATTACAAGTGATGTGCTGCTGGCTCTGCTCTTTGAAACAACCCCAAACGATCGGCTTACAAGCCTTACTCGCCAAGTGTATCTGGCACATCAGAACTACAACCAGCAAACCGGTAAATTCCGGGCATATGGGGAAGGCTCTGGGATCTCAAGCTGGGTTTGGGAATATGTTGTTCTGCCCGATGGAAGAACCTGGAACGTTACGGATGGCGATCAGATAGAAATCAAAAGTGCCCCCATGATGTTCACGAAGGTTTCACTGGGCTTTCTAGCGGTCTACAACTCAGCATTTGCCAAGAACATGTCAGGATACATCGAGAGAGCACTCGACAGTAGCGATCAAGGCTACTATGAGGGCGTCGATGAAATTGGTCAGCCAAACTTCTCGCTGGGCGTTCATACCAACGGGCTGATTGTCGGGGCGGCACGCTACGCCATAGAGGCAAGACCCTAA
- a CDS encoding glycosyltransferase family 2 protein: MEQKAVAVIIVNWNQKNRLEACLSSLKSRTDYSNYYTIVVDNGSGDGSAERVRQQFGWADLVVLDRNYGFSVGNNQGIVYALKKYNPQYVLLLNNDTEIAQPNWLTKMVDAAQSASDIGVVGCKLVYPDGKTQYLGTKIGVAGLSWINPASEPQCPRAFDVDATLGACFLIKRGVIDKIGFLDVGFSPYVHEESDYCLRAKHAGYRSRILLDAQVTHHWKASIGKVQPAQVEYIVRRNLIRFMLLNYPAKWLLRRVAVEARILFGVFVARNRGGVLPVKLRGGGELLVRLKINLCGWLFNLRRLREILSKRQNRSGWVPPS; encoded by the coding sequence TTGGAGCAAAAAGCCGTCGCGGTAATCATCGTTAACTGGAACCAGAAAAACCGTTTAGAAGCCTGTCTGTCCTCGCTGAAAAGCAGAACCGACTACAGCAACTACTACACCATAGTAGTTGATAACGGCAGCGGCGACGGCTCCGCAGAGCGGGTTAGGCAGCAATTCGGCTGGGCAGATTTGGTGGTGTTGGACCGCAACTATGGCTTCTCCGTGGGCAACAACCAAGGCATAGTCTACGCCCTAAAAAAGTATAATCCGCAGTATGTGCTGCTGCTCAACAACGACACCGAAATAGCGCAGCCAAACTGGCTAACCAAAATGGTTGATGCCGCCCAATCCGCCTCCGACATCGGAGTAGTCGGCTGCAAACTCGTCTACCCAGACGGAAAAACGCAGTACTTAGGCACCAAAATCGGCGTCGCCGGCTTATCCTGGATTAACCCCGCATCCGAGCCCCAATGCCCCCGCGCCTTTGACGTCGACGCCACCTTGGGCGCCTGCTTTCTGATTAAGCGGGGCGTCATCGACAAAATCGGGTTTCTCGACGTGGGCTTCTCGCCTTATGTGCATGAAGAATCCGACTACTGCCTCCGGGCAAAGCATGCGGGGTACCGCAGCCGCATCCTGCTTGACGCCCAGGTGACCCATCACTGGAAAGCCTCCATCGGCAAAGTCCAGCCTGCCCAAGTAGAATACATAGTGAGGCGCAACCTCATCCGCTTCATGCTCCTAAACTATCCTGCAAAATGGCTGCTTAGGCGCGTTGCGGTTGAGGCGCGGATTCTCTTTGGCGTTTTTGTGGCAAGAAACAGGGGCGGCGTTTTGCCTGTTAAGCTGCGGGGCGGGGGCGAGTTGCTTGTGCGGCTAAAAATTAACTTGTGCGGCTGGCTGTTTAATCTGCGGCGGCTCCGCGAGATTCTTTCGAAGCGTCAGAACCGCTCTGGCTGGGTGCC
- a CDS encoding ABC transporter substrate-binding protein, translating into MSSTTASNPLPITTPEPTGPVTVVDANGAKVTVQRPVNRIVCLTSVEIVYALGAGSKIVGIAGMLTTDVKDVLPSWILNLPAVGDKDTSPNIEVILELKPDLILASQRLTDENRKRFEDAGIAVIEDTSTGTRRNEYFTNLGLILSKEARASEIISYEQYYWNLVEQRVANLPRSQKPLVCFEWYMPWFSTGPGGSYTLLIETAGGINLGENASVSSPQLSSEFVMEKNPDYVIRMLDVTSGETYSAFQNLYSSVTSRTGMSNLNAVKNNNVYVIKSTLLVERDVIGLLYFAKWFHPDLFTDIDPAAVHSEMVQKYYGSTVSSVYLYP; encoded by the coding sequence TTGTCGTCAACAACTGCGTCTAATCCGCTGCCGATTACAACCCCTGAACCCACTGGCCCCGTCACGGTAGTAGATGCCAACGGAGCAAAAGTTACCGTGCAGCGTCCAGTAAACCGGATTGTCTGCTTGACTTCCGTTGAAATCGTATATGCCCTGGGTGCAGGAAGCAAAATCGTGGGGATAGCTGGGATGTTAACTACGGATGTTAAAGATGTTTTGCCCTCTTGGATTCTGAATTTACCCGCTGTCGGTGACAAAGACACCTCGCCTAACATCGAGGTTATCTTGGAGTTGAAGCCTGATTTGATTCTTGCAAGCCAAAGATTAACTGATGAAAACAGAAAACGGTTCGAAGACGCAGGCATAGCGGTGATTGAAGATACCTCAACGGGCACCCGACGCAACGAGTACTTTACTAATCTGGGTTTAATCCTGAGCAAAGAGGCTAGAGCTAGCGAAATCATCAGCTACGAACAGTACTACTGGAACCTAGTTGAGCAACGCGTGGCGAATCTGCCGCGGAGCCAAAAGCCCCTGGTGTGCTTTGAATGGTATATGCCATGGTTTAGCACCGGCCCCGGAGGCTCCTACACTTTACTCATTGAAACCGCAGGCGGCATAAATCTGGGGGAAAACGCTTCAGTATCTAGCCCCCAGTTAAGCAGCGAGTTTGTGATGGAGAAAAACCCCGACTACGTCATCCGCATGCTAGACGTTACTTCCGGAGAAACATACAGTGCCTTCCAAAACCTCTACAGTAGCGTCACAAGTAGGACAGGGATGAGTAACCTAAACGCAGTTAAAAACAACAACGTTTACGTCATCAAAAGCACCTTGCTTGTTGAGAGAGACGTTATTGGGCTGCTTTACTTTGCAAAATGGTTCCACCCCGACTTGTTCACCGACATAGATCCAGCGGCAGTGCATTCAGAGATGGTTCAGAAGTACTACGGCTCCACCGTTTCAAGCGTTTACCTGTACCCCTAA
- a CDS encoding cysteine desulfurase: MDSQALRRDFPILEKKINGYPLIYFDNAATTQKPRQVIDAIVEYYSSHNANVHRGIHKLSTEATDLYEQAREQTATFINAKSTSEVVFVRGTTEAINLVAHSLGCSTLTEGDEVLVSLMEHHSDIVPWEILARCRGFKIKYANVFEDGTLDYGDFEAKITKNTRICCLSQVSNVTGVINDVKRVTKAAHDNGSLMLVDGAQSVPHMPVDVQDIGMDFLAFSGHKMLAPTGIGVLYGRKEQLEKMTPFQGGGEMIKEVSVQGGQCSIAWNDVPYKFEAGTPNISGAIGLGAAVRYLKNLGMENVFCHEKELTKYAYSKLSGLEKVTLYGPTDSKKCGIIPFGLKGFSSHETAAFFDEYGVALRSGYHCAQPLHEIFKLSSSARASFYLYNTRQEVDRFVEIIGELDK; encoded by the coding sequence GTGGACAGCCAAGCCCTCCGCCGAGACTTCCCCATTCTGGAGAAGAAAATCAACGGCTACCCCCTCATCTACTTCGATAACGCAGCAACCACCCAGAAACCCCGCCAAGTCATAGATGCCATCGTAGAATACTACAGCAGCCACAACGCTAACGTCCACCGCGGCATCCATAAACTCTCCACGGAGGCAACCGATCTCTACGAGCAAGCCCGAGAGCAAACAGCCACCTTCATCAACGCCAAATCAACCAGCGAAGTCGTGTTTGTCCGCGGCACAACCGAAGCCATCAACCTCGTCGCGCACTCATTAGGCTGCAGCACGCTGACCGAAGGCGACGAAGTGCTGGTTTCGCTTATGGAGCATCACAGCGACATCGTGCCCTGGGAAATCCTCGCTCGATGCCGCGGCTTCAAAATCAAATACGCCAACGTCTTTGAGGATGGCACACTCGATTACGGGGACTTCGAAGCCAAAATCACCAAGAACACCCGCATCTGCTGCCTAAGCCAAGTCAGCAACGTCACAGGTGTCATAAACGACGTGAAACGTGTAACCAAAGCTGCCCACGACAACGGCTCTTTGATGCTGGTGGACGGCGCCCAATCCGTGCCGCATATGCCCGTGGACGTGCAGGATATCGGCATGGATTTCTTGGCGTTTTCGGGGCATAAGATGCTGGCGCCCACAGGCATCGGCGTCCTTTATGGCAGAAAGGAGCAACTGGAGAAGATGACGCCTTTCCAGGGCGGAGGCGAAATGATCAAAGAGGTCTCAGTCCAAGGGGGCCAATGCAGCATAGCATGGAATGATGTGCCCTACAAATTCGAGGCAGGGACCCCTAACATTTCAGGCGCCATCGGCCTGGGCGCTGCGGTTAGGTACCTGAAGAACTTGGGCATGGAGAACGTGTTTTGCCACGAAAAAGAACTCACCAAATATGCTTACAGTAAACTCAGCGGCTTAGAGAAAGTTACCCTCTATGGCCCCACGGACTCCAAGAAATGCGGCATCATACCCTTCGGGCTCAAAGGCTTCAGCTCGCATGAGACAGCCGCGTTCTTCGACGAATACGGCGTTGCCCTACGCAGCGGCTACCACTGCGCCCAGCCCCTGCATGAAATCTTCAAGCTGAGCTCCTCCGCGCGGGCAAGCTTCTACCTCTACAACACCCGCCAAGAAGTGGATCGCTTCGTAGAAATCATAGGGGAGCTCGATAAGTAA
- a CDS encoding glycosyltransferase family 4 protein: MKITFILQEKGAGMVGGIRVVYEYANHLTQRGHQVTIVYPLTPYVPRPKLQLSNLKNQLRWLKGQARWLKLNLKSGKKVGWFDVKARLVTIPSTSPSLSWLSQRFIPDADVVLATAWETAYLVSKLNQHKGKKYYFIQNYEIWPVWDSEEAWAEAEALESDPDKLCLAMHDVALDNPKLRDFKERVDATYKLPLNKIVISSWLKELVEAKFGEAANGPIPNGTNFETFHLEDTPRFGKRVLMPWRPAKWKGTQDGLKALAMARQRHPEAEFGVHGNPADADLPDWITGYGRVSDDELRHLYNQAGIYVIPSWVEGSQLPPMEAMACGCAVVATNVGGVTDYAVADKTVLVSPPRNPEALAANISALLEDAERRARMAQAGNKYIAQFTWERATDNLEKILQANP; encoded by the coding sequence ATGAAAATCACCTTTATACTACAAGAGAAAGGCGCAGGCATGGTGGGAGGCATCAGGGTTGTCTACGAATACGCTAACCACCTAACCCAAAGGGGACACCAAGTGACCATCGTTTACCCTTTGACGCCTTATGTGCCAAGACCCAAACTGCAATTAAGCAACCTGAAGAATCAACTGCGTTGGCTTAAAGGTCAAGCCCGCTGGCTAAAGCTGAACCTGAAAAGCGGCAAGAAAGTCGGCTGGTTTGACGTCAAAGCGCGCCTCGTCACTATCCCATCCACCAGCCCCAGCTTAAGTTGGCTGTCACAGCGGTTCATCCCCGACGCCGACGTGGTGCTGGCGACTGCATGGGAAACAGCTTACCTTGTCAGTAAACTCAACCAGCATAAAGGCAAGAAATATTATTTTATCCAGAACTACGAGATCTGGCCGGTCTGGGACAGCGAGGAAGCATGGGCCGAGGCCGAAGCCCTTGAATCTGACCCCGACAAGCTGTGCCTAGCCATGCATGACGTCGCCTTAGATAACCCTAAGCTAAGAGACTTCAAAGAGAGAGTCGATGCCACATACAAGTTACCCCTCAACAAAATCGTGATTTCCAGCTGGCTTAAAGAATTAGTTGAGGCTAAATTCGGTGAAGCCGCCAATGGACCAATACCTAACGGCACCAACTTTGAAACCTTCCACTTAGAAGACACCCCCCGTTTTGGCAAGCGGGTGTTGATGCCTTGGCGACCCGCAAAATGGAAAGGCACCCAAGATGGGCTTAAAGCGTTGGCGATGGCGAGGCAGCGTCATCCTGAAGCGGAGTTCGGCGTGCATGGCAACCCCGCCGACGCCGATTTACCCGATTGGATCACAGGGTACGGCAGGGTTTCAGATGACGAATTACGGCACCTCTACAATCAGGCAGGCATCTACGTTATTCCCAGCTGGGTGGAGGGCTCGCAGTTGCCCCCGATGGAGGCGATGGCATGCGGCTGCGCGGTTGTGGCAACCAACGTGGGGGGAGTAACCGATTATGCAGTCGCAGACAAAACCGTGCTGGTTTCTCCGCCCCGAAACCCTGAAGCGTTAGCCGCTAACATCTCGGCGCTGTTGGAAGATGCCGAGCGGCGGGCAAGGATGGCGCAAGCCGGAAACAAATACATTGCACAGTTCACTTGGGAGCGGGCTACAGATAATTTAGAAAAAATCCTGCAAGCCAACCCCTAA
- a CDS encoding glycosyltransferase: MARFLIVHPYLDIYGGGERVCHNVIKTLLSKNQEVQLLTFDFDPERYQDIVGEPFPTQVKVHSLGKRTQEAPPFTIYKRHRNFVKLLKKYRSQLSYDYLFSTQSSSPFEPSFLDKAKANIAYVHFPEIHYDYNRGSFKRKLYLWLFKHWVEAGIGKLDVVFCNSNYTKEALMQLWKRHGAKEPIVVYPPVNLSRFWCDTPLQQRRKRVAYVARFIPAKRHEILKRLAAELPQYEFVSIGGLIEAEKPWFNRFQENLPANYTLKTNLPGPDLLRILQDSRIYVHLMEGEHFGIAPVEGLASGCVTLVHDSGGMREFIPENFRWQNFEDLKSKVVANMENPNWDQTRRMLWSKIKELSPENFQNSIWQHLKDTVGLRG, translated from the coding sequence ATGGCACGCTTCCTCATAGTGCATCCGTACCTAGACATCTACGGCGGCGGCGAACGCGTCTGCCACAACGTAATCAAAACCCTACTAAGCAAAAACCAAGAAGTGCAGCTTTTAACCTTCGACTTCGACCCCGAACGCTACCAAGACATCGTCGGCGAACCCTTCCCAACGCAGGTCAAAGTGCACTCGCTGGGCAAACGCACCCAGGAAGCGCCGCCCTTCACCATCTACAAGCGCCACCGCAACTTCGTAAAACTCCTCAAAAAATACCGCAGCCAACTCAGCTATGATTACCTCTTCTCCACCCAGTCCAGCTCGCCCTTTGAACCCAGCTTTCTTGACAAAGCCAAAGCCAACATCGCCTACGTGCACTTCCCCGAAATCCACTACGACTACAACCGCGGCAGCTTCAAACGCAAACTGTACCTGTGGCTGTTTAAGCACTGGGTCGAGGCGGGCATAGGCAAATTAGACGTGGTTTTCTGCAACAGCAACTACACCAAAGAGGCGCTGATGCAACTCTGGAAACGCCATGGAGCCAAAGAACCCATCGTGGTGTATCCCCCCGTGAACCTAAGCCGCTTCTGGTGCGACACCCCTCTGCAGCAGCGACGGAAACGCGTGGCCTATGTGGCACGCTTCATCCCCGCAAAACGCCACGAAATCCTCAAACGCCTCGCCGCGGAGCTGCCCCAATACGAATTCGTCAGCATCGGCGGCTTAATCGAAGCCGAGAAACCCTGGTTTAACCGCTTCCAAGAGAACCTCCCAGCCAACTACACCCTTAAAACCAACCTGCCTGGACCCGACCTGCTCAGAATCCTCCAGGACAGCCGAATCTACGTGCACCTCATGGAGGGCGAACACTTCGGCATCGCACCCGTGGAGGGACTGGCAAGCGGATGCGTCACGCTGGTGCATGACAGCGGCGGCATGCGCGAGTTTATTCCTGAAAATTTCCGCTGGCAAAACTTCGAGGACCTGAAATCCAAAGTCGTCGCCAACATGGAAAACCCAAACTGGGACCAGACACGGCGGATGCTGTGGAGCAAAATCAAGGAGCTCTCGCCCGAGAACTTCCAAAACAGCATCTGGCAGCATCTCAAGGATACAGTTGGCCTTCGGGGGTAA
- a CDS encoding cysteine desulfurase, translated as MVENVRELLKLHEGIQREVYLDNENSSQVPAEVIDAMAPYWNQKAYGNPTLTHKPGWEAFETVMGCFTKISRFMGAKNPEELTFTPSETEANNLAIQAACFAKKAKGKKIVISEIEPINVLQVAELMGKFGFSTTKIPVDHEGFVNLEKLKAAVDKETILVSISAVNNEVGTIQPIKEAVDIAKSQNPDVLFHTDASDAFARIPFSVQRLGVDMASASSYKIQGPRGVGAFYLKEGVSLERILEGPIGTQKLWPGIENTPLIVGFTKATELAFTDFDATVAKMRSLRDKLVDGIFAELTDLRFNGPRGEKRSPDNANISILRAEGEALTIELSLKGVYVSSGSACSRRLLQPSHVLIAIGRIFEEAHGSILMKVTRSHTEDDISYVLDVLPTAVNRIRGIVGSTGVH; from the coding sequence ATGGTTGAAAACGTAAGAGAGTTACTCAAACTCCATGAAGGCATCCAACGCGAAGTTTACCTAGACAACGAAAACAGCAGCCAAGTGCCAGCGGAAGTCATCGACGCCATGGCGCCCTACTGGAACCAGAAAGCCTACGGCAACCCCACCTTAACCCATAAACCCGGCTGGGAAGCCTTTGAAACCGTCATGGGCTGCTTCACCAAAATCAGCCGCTTCATGGGCGCAAAAAACCCCGAGGAACTCACCTTCACACCAAGCGAAACCGAAGCCAACAACCTCGCCATCCAAGCCGCCTGCTTCGCAAAAAAAGCCAAAGGCAAAAAAATAGTCATATCTGAAATCGAACCCATTAACGTGCTGCAGGTCGCCGAATTGATGGGTAAATTCGGCTTCTCAACAACCAAAATCCCAGTGGACCACGAGGGCTTTGTCAACCTTGAAAAACTCAAAGCGGCAGTTGACAAAGAAACCATCCTTGTCAGCATATCCGCTGTCAACAACGAAGTCGGCACCATCCAGCCCATCAAAGAAGCCGTCGACATCGCTAAAAGCCAAAACCCCGATGTGCTCTTCCACACCGACGCCTCCGACGCCTTCGCCAGAATTCCCTTCAGTGTCCAGCGCCTCGGCGTAGACATGGCATCTGCAAGCAGCTATAAAATCCAGGGTCCCCGCGGAGTCGGCGCATTCTACCTTAAAGAAGGCGTCAGCCTCGAACGTATCCTGGAGGGGCCCATCGGCACCCAGAAACTGTGGCCCGGCATAGAGAATACACCGTTGATTGTGGGCTTCACCAAAGCCACCGAGCTTGCCTTCACAGACTTCGATGCCACCGTTGCCAAAATGCGTAGCCTCCGCGACAAACTCGTAGACGGCATCTTCGCTGAACTCACCGATCTGCGCTTTAACGGTCCCAGGGGCGAGAAACGCAGCCCAGACAACGCCAACATAAGCATCCTGCGTGCGGAGGGCGAAGCCTTAACCATCGAGCTGAGCCTCAAGGGCGTCTATGTGTCCAGTGGAAGCGCCTGTAGCCGCCGTCTCTTGCAGCCCAGCCACGTGCTCATCGCTATCGGCCGCATCTTCGAGGAAGCGCATGGCAGCATACTGATGAAGGTTACCCGCAGCCACACAGAAGACGATATATCTTACGTTCTAGACGTTCTACCTACAGCAGTTAATCGTATCAGAGGGATAGTTGGCTCGACAGGAGTGCACTAA
- a CDS encoding iron-sulfur cluster assembly scaffold protein: MSRIPLPYNPKVMDLFRNPKNLGKMEDATVVAVAGNPACGDMITFYLKINEQTQVIEKAQFESYGCAANIATSSIVTEMIKGLTLEKAWIDITWKKVTEEIGGLPSVKFHCGVLAVGALKRAIRQYFTQKGAELPSWLSKEHTYEEKQALEEEELAKTLSKRQKPEAEK, encoded by the coding sequence ATGTCACGTATACCCTTACCCTACAACCCCAAAGTCATGGATCTATTCCGTAACCCCAAAAACCTAGGCAAAATGGAAGACGCCACCGTCGTCGCAGTCGCAGGTAACCCTGCATGCGGAGACATGATAACCTTCTACCTGAAAATCAACGAGCAAACCCAAGTTATCGAGAAAGCCCAGTTTGAAAGTTACGGATGTGCCGCCAACATCGCCACCAGCAGCATAGTTACCGAAATGATAAAGGGCTTAACGCTGGAGAAAGCCTGGATTGACATCACCTGGAAAAAAGTCACTGAGGAAATCGGCGGCTTGCCCAGCGTGAAGTTCCACTGCGGCGTCCTCGCCGTCGGCGCCCTCAAACGTGCCATCCGCCAGTACTTCACCCAGAAGGGTGCAGAGCTACCAAGCTGGCTGTCTAAAGAGCACACTTACGAGGAGAAACAGGCGCTTGAAGAAGAGGAACTAGCCAAGACGCTTTCTAAGAGGCAGAAACCTGAGGCAGAAAAGTAA